Below is a genomic region from Bacteroidota bacterium.
CTCCTGACTAAAGTACGTAAACAACTTAAAACATGGTTACGTCGTGATCCTCCTCCATCAATTGTTGTACAAGGCGCATCCAAAGCCTCTGATGTCTCTGCTTTAAAGGATGATGAAACTGCTGGTAGAAGGAATTGAACTACACTCCCAATACACAAATCGTTATTAACCTAAACAGCAAAGACTTTAGAAGCAACAGTATTTCTTTGCCTTGTTTATGGGTAAAATAGCGTTAATATCGTATCGGCATTTGAAAAGTGAATGCGCGTAACAGAAAGCCGGCGAGCATCTGCTGTTGTTCGCCAATGTTGTGTAGGGGGAATCTGAATCTTTACTAGCTTTTATTTTCAAGCAAGTTGGACCAGTATAAACGTGAGGAAAGAGGAATTAGATGAAGAAATGCGCTACGCTGCCGATTTCTTACCAGAGAAGAAAGCGTGTTTTAAGTCTTTGTGACTGATCTGGCTTTGGATGTCGCTGAGATGGCAAATCTGGTAGATCAACCTCGCCGGCAAAAGCAACCGGCTGTAGGGATTGGGCTTACATGCTATTGCAGGGTTTCCTGACATGAAAAGCCGCCTGCTTCTCACAAGATGCGAGAAGCATCGCCAGTATACCTATGCAGTCGAACAAGGCGCCAAGCAGGGTGTATGCAGAAGCAGTACCTTATTTATCTCGTCTGGTTTATGCACTGGATTCACAAGGTGGCTTTGAAGGCAAGCACGGGGATTTTGAATTATTACAGGTAGACAAGAGGGAGAACCATTGATAAAGTTCACCGCTGCGCATTTGGCCGGCGCAAAAACAAGGAATGACCTGATCGATATAGCTGCCGCAAATGGTGTCAGTGTCAAAAAGGTACTGAGAACCTTAAAGTATGAGATAGAGCTAAGCGAGCTACAGAGCGAACTGGTCAATCTGCAACAGTGGATCGCCAAAAACCGCATGCGGGTTGCGGTAATTTTTGAAGGGCGAGATGCTGCCGGCAAAGGGGGCTCTATCAAGCGGTTCAAAGAGCATCTGAACCCACGTTCATCTCGGGTTGTAGCGCTAAACAAACCGACAGAAGTGGAAAAAGGGCAGTGGTATTTCAGACGGTACATAAAAGAGCTGCCCAATCCTGGTGAAATCGTCTTTTTTGACAGGAGTTGGTACAACCGGGCGGTTGTTGAGCCGGTGATGGGATTTTGTAGCGATGAGCAATACCAACGGTTTATGGTACAGGTGCCTGAATTCGAGCACTTGCTGCACGAGGACAATGTGAAGGTGGTCAAATTCTGGTTTTCCATATCTAAAGAAGAGCAAAAGAAACGGTTTGATTCCAGGTTGGAAAATCCGCTCAAACGCTGGAAGTTTAGCCCCGTAGATATGAAGGGGCAGCAATTGTGGGATCGCTACACGCATTACAAAGAGCAGATGTTTAGCAAAACCCACACGAATTTTAGTCCCTGGATCATTGTTAAAACCAATGACAAGAAAAAGGCGCGCCTTGAGAGCATCCGATATGTGTTATCCCAATTTGAATATGAAGGGAAAGGGACTTCAGGTATCCAACTGTTACCGGATCCGAATGTGATTGTCAGGTACCATCGCAGTGCAGTCCAAATTGATATCTAGGGAATAAGATGACAACAGAAGTTATTACCAGCGATAAAGGTTTGACGAGCGAAAAACCTGCTAAGGAAGAGAAAACGCTGACCAGCGAAGAAGTTGCACTGCTTAACTCGAAGGTGGGGTTGAGGGCCCTCTTCAAAAGCAGAAAAGTTAATACCAAAAAGGCACTCGAGGAAACGAAGTACGAATTCAAATTGAAGGCCTTACAGGAGCAATTGATCAAGTTGCAAACCTGGGTGATCAAGAACAACAAAAAAGTTGTAATTCTTTTCGAAGGACGCGATGCGGCAGGGAAGGGCGGTGCCATTCGTCGGATTACAGAATACCTCAATCCGAGACAATTCAATATTGTAGCACTCGATGTACCCACTGCAGACGAGAAAAACCAGTGGTTCTTCCAGCGATACATCAGCCATTTGCCTCGGCCGGGCGAAATTGTCTTTTACGATCGGAGTTGGTACAATCGGGCTGTTGTCGAGCCTGTAAACGGGTTTTGTTCGGAAGCAGAATACAAAACCTTTATGGGGCAGGTTAACAATTTTGAGGAAATGCTGATTCAGTCAGACACGTTTCTCATCAAATTCTACTTCTCGATCACGAAAGAAGAACAGGCCCGTCGGTTTGTAGACATCAAAAAGAACCCATTAAAGCGCTGGAAAATGACGCCAGTAGACGAAAGAGCGCAAGAGTTGTGGGAAGATTATACGCGTTTCAAAGAGGCCATGTTTAAAACAACCCACACGGCGTTGGCTCCCTGGGTCATTGTAGATGCAGATCAGAAATGGAAAGCGAGGTTGGCAGCCATATCGCACATCCTCGAAGCGATTCCCTATGAAAAAGAACAAGTTGCTGTTCAGGATGTGTCTCAAGATGCTTGAGCGTTTAAAACGCGGCAACTAGCAGGATGCAGATTACAATTTTTTAACTTTTAGAGTTGAATACTTTTTGTAGTGGGGCGTTAGAGACTTGTGTGCAACTCCCTCATGTCTGTTTTGCCCATATGGTTTAGCGTGAGGCGTTGTCCGGTTCTCTATCAACGACGGTGGTGTCGGGTGATGCCCCGGGCGCCATTACAACCCACGCGCAAATATGGCCCATACAGACCAAGTCCCTGTCGACTCGCAGTTCCACGCAAAGAGTACGGGTGAAGATGTACTCTCCGATTTAAATCTCGCCGGCAAGGTGGCGATCGTCACGGGTGGCTACAGTGGCATAGGGCTCGAAACAACCCGTGCTTTGGCTGCAAAAGGAGTGAAAGTGGTTGTGCCCGTCCGCTCACGGCAAAAGGCAGAAGCCAACCTGAAAGACATAGCCGGCGATGTTGAAATGGCTGAAATGGACCTCGGCGATTTAGCTACAGTCCATGCTTTCGGCAAATCCATGGTTCAAGTGTTACCCCGGCTCGATTTCCTGATTAATAATGCCGGCATTATGGCCAACCCGGAAACGCGGATTGGCCCCGGCTGGGAATCTCAGTTTGGCGTAAATCACATGGGCCATTTTGCACTTACGAAGGCACTAATGCCCTTGCTCGAAAAGCGCCCTGGTGTACGGGTTGTGTGTCTTACTTCCACAGGGCACAAGCTCAGTGACATTCGCTGGGACGATATCCAGTTTGAATCCGATAACTATGACAAGTGGGTAGCCTACGGGCAATCGAAAACGGCCAACGCATTGTTTGCCCGTGGCCTCGCTTCAAGGTTGAAGCAATCTGGGGGGCAGGCGTTTTCGGTTCATCCCGGTGGCATCTTCACCCCGTTGCAGCGGCATCTGCCCAAAGAAGAAATGGTCGCGCTGGGTTGGATAGATGAAGACGGTAACCCAACAGAACTCGCAAAACAAGGCTTCAAAACGCCACCCCAGGGATGTTCAACTACCCTCTGGGCGGCTACGTCAGATTTGCTTGAGGGCAAAGCGGGCGTCTACTGCGAAGACTGCAATGTGGCCGCGCTTACAGATCCAGAAAGTCCGATGGCACGGTACGCAGGTGTTAATGCCTACGCTTGTGACTCTGAAGCCGCTGAGCGGTTGTGGGCCACAAGCGAAGCACTGCTCGATAAGGCCTGAAAGAGGTTTATTTAACCAGGTGCATGACCCTGGTATCACGAAAGTCGCCGGCTTCCAGTCGATAGAAATAGATGCCGCTTGGCATCTCCGTTGCATCGAGTGATACTTCATGCCATCCTATGGCTTGTTCAGCCTCCACGAGCACATCAACGAGCCGGCCCTGGATATCGAAGACCGACAACACAACAGTTGCCGGCTGCGGGAGCGCGTAACGGATGCGTGTCGACTGATTGAACGGATTGGGATAGTTCGTCTCGAGAGCAAATTCGAGGGGAATATCAGCAGATGCTGTAGCTACGTTGGTACAATTGGTACTTTCGACATTCTCGATGCGCATCAACCAGGTCTGGAATGCTTCGTCCTGGGCTTCACAAAGTGCAGTGTTATCAAACAAGAAGGTGTCTAGCGCTGATAAACTGACAAAGCTCGGGGGGATGGTACCGCTTAGCGGATTGGCATACACGCGTAAATCTTCCAGTAGCGACAGGTTGCTAAGCGAGGCAGGCAGGGGGCCGGTAAGGGCATTTTCGTGTATCCAGATTTTTTCAAGGGTTGCTATGTCACCAAGTTCGGGCGGGATGGAGCCTGTTAACTGGTTTTCGTAGAGCTCAATACGGTTCAGCGAACCCATATTGCCAAGTTCAGGTGGGATTTGCCCGGTTAACTGATTTGCATCGAGATCCAGGGCGAACAAATTGTCGAGGCTGCCCAGTGAAGCTGGAATAGATCCAGTCAGGTCATTCTGGCTGAGAATAAGAAAGCGAAGGTTTGTCATGTTGCCTAACTCAGCAGGGATTTCTCCAGAAAACCGGTTGATGGCCAGCGACAACAGGTCTAGCTTTTCCAGATTACCCAGCTCTGGTGGTATCGGGCCGGTGAGTTGGTTGATCTGGGCATAAAAGGTGAACAGCTCTGTAAGGTTGCCCAGCTCAGGCGGTAATTCTCCAGAGAACCTGTTGCCTTCAAAGAAGATCTCGCGCAGGTTTGTCAGGTTGCCTACTTCTGCAGGAATGGTACCCGAGAACCCATTTGCGCTCAATGCAATTTTCTCCAGGTTCGTTAACAATCCGATTTCTACGGGCAACGACCCGTTCATATTGTTGCCGGCGAGATTCAGTTCGGTAAGGTTGGTCAGCTGTGTAAGCTCAATAGGAAATTGACCCGTGAAGTCATTGGCGGCCAGATCCAGGATGGATAGGTATGATAAATCTCCAAGGCTAGCGGGAATGCTACCCGATAAATCGTTGTTGTCCAAAGACAACTGTTCCAGGCTGGTCATATTCCCAAGTTCAACTGGGAGCGAACCAGTGAGGCTATTCACCTCAAGATTGAGCACAGTCAGCAAAGACAGGTCGCCCAACTCAGGCGGGATCCCGCCTTGCAGGTTGTTGCGCCGCATGGCCAGCATGGTTAATTCGTCGAGATTGCCCAATTCAGCGGGGAGAGTACCATTCAGGGAATTACCGTTGAAGCCAAAGTCAATTTCGGTAACGCGGCCAGCCTCAACTGTGATGCCATTCCAAAGACTGACGCGGGTTGACAGCCAGTTGGTGTTATCTCCCCAATTATCACCATCGGTTGCGTTGTACAGGGCTACGAGGGCGAGGGAATCCTGCATGGTCACTTGCGCGCTAGCGAAGGGATTGCATGTGACGAGGACGAGCAGGAGGCTGATCAATCGTTCCAAAACTGTACCTGAGAATTAGATTCACGCTTCAAGATGCCGGCAATCGAGGGCAAAGCCATCGAGTTCTTTTAGCATTTACTTTCGGAAAAGTAAGCCCGCGATAAGAAAATCGCAACAAAGTCCTGTACGAGATTGCCGCGCACAGATGTGGTTGTTCGCAAGATATTACCTGGTCCCGAATTGCAGAACAAAAAGGTCGACTTTAACGCAAAACGTGGCATCATGCTATGATTTGCTACATTATCACTCTTCAGACGCAGCCACAATCCGGCGAATCATGCCGTGCTAAGGAACGGCTTTTCAACGTCGATAAATCCGTGAGCGAAGTGGCCCATGAACTGGGATTCAAATATCCGCAGCATTTCAGCCGGCTCTTCAAAAAGCGGGTGGGAATGGCACCCAACGTATTCCGCAATCGGAGCTAATTGGGTTGCACCTTACTTTCCTTGGACACGCTATGCAGAACTGCACCTTTTTCGTCATACCAGGTAAAGGTGAGCGTAGCCGGCGCAGGAGACACACTAACCATCAGAAATCCGCCCGAAGCTTCTGTTTGTGTATACGGCTGCCTGATCAAACCCTCAGGATCTGTAGACTTGGGATCACCGGGTTTACGGCCGAGGCGTGCATTCGCATCCACCAGCGCGCCCGAAGAGAACTCCTCTATACCCGTTGGATGTACGGAATGATATTGCCAATGCCTGTCGCCTGTGATAATGTAGAAGTGATTCTTATCCAGGCCCGTTGCCTGCAGCCAGGCAAAAAACGCATCTCTTTCGTGGCGGAAGCCACCGTGGTTGGTATGGTTGTCGGTTTTGCGTAAGTCGTCAGGACCAATCATGGGGGTAGGGGACACGAGAAGCTTGAACGTTGCATCACTTTCAAGCAGCGTTTGTTTGAGCCAGGCCTTTTGCTCAGCCCCCCAGATCGATTTGTCCGGGCCATCGGGCGTTGCATTTGGGCTCCGGTACATTCGGTTTTCGGGAAGCCAAATCTGTAGGTCCTTGTTAATGCGATGGGTACGGTAGTTTTTTGCCGTGCTATCACCCTGCGATACAACAGGGAGTTGCTCAAACACGAGCTGTCGTGCTAACGCCGGCGACGGTGCGTAGTCGCCCGTGTTGTCTGCGTCGTCGATGCGGTAATCGTGGTCGTCTATCATCCAATAAGTAGGGACAAAAGCAAACAACTGATGGTATCGTGGTTGCGCAAATTGTTCGTGCCATTTCTGGCGCATGGCTTCTCGGGTTTCTGCGCGTCCTTCATATGGGGTGTCGTAGTACACGTTGTCACCTGTACCGATGAAAAAGTCTGGTAATAGCGATTCGATAGTAGCCAGGGACGGATAGCCTAGGGCTTTATCGGGTCCTGCGTATGGCGCACGTGCGTTTTGGGTATCGGTGCCGTGAAAGCGGGCATAGTTCATGCCGGTGACTACGGCAAAGGAATTAGAAGCTTGCTGGTTGGCGCCGGGTAAGGTTTTGAAGATTGCCGTTGGGCCGACAACGAGTGCATTCGATGTTTGCCCAATCCGTGTAGTACAGCGATAGAGGAGGCCGGGCTTGAGGGTGTCAAAGGTTGCTCGAGCAATAAAGTCGTGTTGCGCTGTTGCAGCTATTTGTTGGGTTATAATTGGTGCCTGTGCATCATCAATGGTATCTATTGTAAACTCGACAAAACCGGGTATGCCGGTCGGGTTGCCATTGGCATCCGGGCTGTCGGAGGTAAGACGGACCTGGACAAATGCTGTGGTTGAAGTAACCTCGCCTACCATGATGCCCTGTTTGGCTGATGGAGTCGTAGCCTCTGTGCACATCATGCTTGTAATTGCAAGCAGATATAATACCCATGGGGCACAGTTCGCTGTAATGCTAGTCATGATGCAAAACCACAAAATTAAATGGTGTTAATGCTGTATCATCAATGCTGCCCAAAACTGAGGACCATCCTGCAAAGTCGAATTCAGTTGTGGGCTGGGGTTCATCAGATAAATTTATGAGCACCATGAACTCGCCTGTTGCATGGACGCGTTTGAAAGCAAGCAGGTTTTTGTTTTCAAGCGCAACGGGAACGTACTCACCCTGCCGGAAAGCCGGCTCTGCTTTGCGCAGCGCTATCAACGAGCGGTACAGGTGCCACACCGAGTTGGGATCCTCTTGCTGCGCGGATAACGCCAGGCTATGGATCGCCTCGGTATTGTGATACGACACATCCCACCATTCCCCCGTGTCTTTATGGAATGCAGCGGTGCCAGGGGTGTCTGGATCGGTAGTCCAGGGGAAAGCATCTCGAATGGGGAGGTAGTCAGCATCGAACTTGATGTGATGCAGGATTTTGCCTGGTACGCCAAGCTCCTGGGCATAAAATATGGATGGAATGCCAGGCATCAAAAGAGTCAGCGGAGCGCCAAGTCGAACCATGCCTTCGTTTTCTTCAACCATGCTGGCCCACCGGTAGGTATCGTGGTTCTCCACAAAATTGACCGCGTACCCTGTGCCTGTGAACTTCTCCTGGCTTTCCAGCACAATACTGTGGACCCGGTCTGGATCTATTGTGATGCCTGATTGATTTGCGTTGCTGTACATGTCGTGAATGCCATCTGCGCCTGTAAGCGCAAACCTGAGCTGAAAATTGAAGGATGCATCTGCACCGCTTGCGCTGATCATTTCATCGCCAAAATCTTCCCAGTTTGATTGCTCTCCAACAATAAACAGGTTGGGATTAATTGCCCTGCAAGCTTCAAATATAGGCTGCCAAAAATCGACATACATATTGGTGATGATGCCTTTGTAATCCAGGTCATCCATGATGTGATCGATCCGGAAGCCGTCTACGCCGTCGTCAAAATTACCATCGCCATTTGGATCAACCCAGTACAGGTAATAGTTGTGCATCCATTGCCTGACGCGCGGGTGATTAAGGTCAAGATGTGCGATATGATGCTCGCCATCCGGCCAGCGGCGGAAGGTATGCAACGGGGTGCCCAGGGGCATAAAAAGTTGCGCGGGGTCAGCGTTCAGGGAGTCGGTGTAGTAAATGAAATCACTGTTCGGAGAGTCCGGGTTATTGAATGATTCATCAAACCAGGGATGCCCGCTCGGGGCGTACTGGGTTTCCATATCCATCAAAAACTTCATGCCTTTTTTGTGCACCGCGCGCACGAAGTTTAAGTAGTCGTCTTTGGTGCCAAATTCCGGGTCTATTTCCTCGTAATCGGTGGGGAAGTAGTTGTGGTAGAATTCGGAAGCGTAAAGCGGGGTAAACAAAATGGTGGTTACGCCCAGCTCTTGGAGGTAGTCGAGCTTCTCTACAAAGCCGTTAAGGTCGCCGTGTCGATCGCCGTTGGAATCATAGAAGCTCCGGGGCATCACGTGGTAAATGACTTCGTTGTGCCAGTCTGTAGGTTCAGCCAGGGTAGGTGATTCGGCTGGCCGGCAAGCTGTGAGCGACACCAAAGCGATGACAAGGGTCCAGTAAAGTGCGGGGGATGGCGCGGCATATTGCATTTTCAGATTCCAGGCTTTGCTGTACTACATGGAGCTAAGCTAACAATCAATCAGGTAGCGTGCATGATATAGAAATATTGCCAATACAACAGGGATGCAATTAGTTCTCCTTTGATCGGCTATCATGGCTGCTGTTTTCTCGGATCAAGGGCGAGATGACGATATTGGAGGATTCTGCAAGCGCTACGAGCAGGTTATAACGATGAAAGTGTATTTGCTAACTGCTAAAGGCAAATTCCTGATGCTTGCGTTGGTAACGTTGTGGATTTGAGGATTTGTCTATGACGCAGAAACTGCACCACCTCTGACTTCCTGCAGCAGGTGCCGGTTGGCAAAGCAGCCGCGATTAATCAAAACGTAGCGGGACTCAACTAGCCCTGGATAATTACGCATCGAGGCGCTTATCTTAACATGCGCCTGCATAGTCTGACTCCCCACCATTCCTGCTATCATGACTTCAATACTCCGAATTGGCCAATGGTCGCTTGTTCATGCGCTGTTTTTGTGCGCTTTTGCCCTTATTAACTCACCGTTGCGGGCGCAGCAACTCGAAGTAGACAAGAAGTGGAGCCAGCGTTTTGGTGGGGCGATCGAGTTTGGCGACAACATCGAAGAATTGGTGGTGACCAAAGATGGGTTGTATGCGGTTGGATCGTATAGCCGGGTAGGCAATCTGCCGGCTGAAGGGGTCGCGCGTTGGGAAGGTACCCACTGGGAGCCATTACTGGGCGGGACCTGCAATTTTGAAGACCCCATCCGATTCAACGCGTATTGTGAGTTTCAGACCGTATATGCCCAAAACGACACGCTCTACGGGCTCGCTACGGTGCGCACCCTTGACGAACCGCTGGTTAGGTTTTCATTACTGCGATGGGATGGCGCCGGCTGGAACAGTGTGTATCGCTGGTCTAGCAGTACCGATTTTGTAAACGACGTAGCGGTCATCGGCGACTCGGTGTACTTCGCCGGTCTCTTTAACCGCGAACTGGATGATGGGAGCAGGGAATCAGTGCGTGGTGTCATCCGCTGGG
It encodes:
- a CDS encoding alkaline phosphatase D family protein, yielding MMCTEATTPSAKQGIMVGEVTSTTAFVQVRLTSDSPDANGNPTGIPGFVEFTIDTIDDAQAPIITQQIAATAQHDFIARATFDTLKPGLLYRCTTRIGQTSNALVVGPTAIFKTLPGANQQASNSFAVVTGMNYARFHGTDTQNARAPYAGPDKALGYPSLATIESLLPDFFIGTGDNVYYDTPYEGRAETREAMRQKWHEQFAQPRYHQLFAFVPTYWMIDDHDYRIDDADNTGDYAPSPALARQLVFEQLPVVSQGDSTAKNYRTHRINKDLQIWLPENRMYRSPNATPDGPDKSIWGAEQKAWLKQTLLESDATFKLLVSPTPMIGPDDLRKTDNHTNHGGFRHERDAFFAWLQATGLDKNHFYIITGDRHWQYHSVHPTGIEEFSSGALVDANARLGRKPGDPKSTDPEGLIRQPYTQTEASGGFLMVSVSPAPATLTFTWYDEKGAVLHSVSKESKVQPN
- the ppk2 gene encoding polyphosphate kinase 2, whose product is MIDIAAANGVSVKKVLRTLKYEIELSELQSELVNLQQWIAKNRMRVAVIFEGRDAAGKGGSIKRFKEHLNPRSSRVVALNKPTEVEKGQWYFRRYIKELPNPGEIVFFDRSWYNRAVVEPVMGFCSDEQYQRFMVQVPEFEHLLHEDNVKVVKFWFSISKEEQKKRFDSRLENPLKRWKFSPVDMKGQQLWDRYTHYKEQMFSKTHTNFSPWIIVKTNDKKKARLESIRYVLSQFEYEGKGTSGIQLLPDPNVIVRYHRSAVQIDI
- the ppk2 gene encoding polyphosphate kinase 2 — translated: MTTEVITSDKGLTSEKPAKEEKTLTSEEVALLNSKVGLRALFKSRKVNTKKALEETKYEFKLKALQEQLIKLQTWVIKNNKKVVILFEGRDAAGKGGAIRRITEYLNPRQFNIVALDVPTADEKNQWFFQRYISHLPRPGEIVFYDRSWYNRAVVEPVNGFCSEAEYKTFMGQVNNFEEMLIQSDTFLIKFYFSITKEEQARRFVDIKKNPLKRWKMTPVDERAQELWEDYTRFKEAMFKTTHTALAPWVIVDADQKWKARLAAISHILEAIPYEKEQVAVQDVSQDA
- a CDS encoding T9SS type A sorting domain-containing protein, with the translated sequence MERLISLLLVLVTCNPFASAQVTMQDSLALVALYNATDGDNWGDNTNWLSTRVSLWNGITVEAGRVTEIDFGFNGNSLNGTLPAELGNLDELTMLAMRRNNLQGGIPPELGDLSLLTVLNLEVNSLTGSLPVELGNMTSLEQLSLDNNDLSGSIPASLGDLSYLSILDLAANDFTGQFPIELTQLTNLTELNLAGNNMNGSLPVEIGLLTNLEKIALSANGFSGTIPAEVGNLTNLREIFFEGNRFSGELPPELGNLTELFTFYAQINQLTGPIPPELGNLEKLDLLSLAINRFSGEIPAELGNMTNLRFLILSQNDLTGSIPASLGSLDNLFALDLDANQLTGQIPPELGNMGSLNRIELYENQLTGSIPPELGDIATLEKIWIHENALTGPLPASLSNLSLLEDLRVYANPLSGTIPPSFVSLSALDTFLFDNTALCEAQDEAFQTWLMRIENVESTNCTNVATASADIPLEFALETNYPNPFNQSTRIRYALPQPATVVLSVFDIQGRLVDVLVEAEQAIGWHEVSLDATEMPSGIYFYRLEAGDFRDTRVMHLVK
- a CDS encoding alpha-amylase family glycosyl hydrolase; this encodes MQYAAPSPALYWTLVIALVSLTACRPAESPTLAEPTDWHNEVIYHVMPRSFYDSNGDRHGDLNGFVEKLDYLQELGVTTILFTPLYASEFYHNYFPTDYEEIDPEFGTKDDYLNFVRAVHKKGMKFLMDMETQYAPSGHPWFDESFNNPDSPNSDFIYYTDSLNADPAQLFMPLGTPLHTFRRWPDGEHHIAHLDLNHPRVRQWMHNYYLYWVDPNGDGNFDDGVDGFRIDHIMDDLDYKGIITNMYVDFWQPIFEACRAINPNLFIVGEQSNWEDFGDEMISASGADASFNFQLRFALTGADGIHDMYSNANQSGITIDPDRVHSIVLESQEKFTGTGYAVNFVENHDTYRWASMVEENEGMVRLGAPLTLLMPGIPSIFYAQELGVPGKILHHIKFDADYLPIRDAFPWTTDPDTPGTAAFHKDTGEWWDVSYHNTEAIHSLALSAQQEDPNSVWHLYRSLIALRKAEPAFRQGEYVPVALENKNLLAFKRVHATGEFMVLINLSDEPQPTTEFDFAGWSSVLGSIDDTALTPFNFVVLHHD
- a CDS encoding oxidoreductase, with product MAHTDQVPVDSQFHAKSTGEDVLSDLNLAGKVAIVTGGYSGIGLETTRALAAKGVKVVVPVRSRQKAEANLKDIAGDVEMAEMDLGDLATVHAFGKSMVQVLPRLDFLINNAGIMANPETRIGPGWESQFGVNHMGHFALTKALMPLLEKRPGVRVVCLTSTGHKLSDIRWDDIQFESDNYDKWVAYGQSKTANALFARGLASRLKQSGGQAFSVHPGGIFTPLQRHLPKEEMVALGWIDEDGNPTELAKQGFKTPPQGCSTTLWAATSDLLEGKAGVYCEDCNVAALTDPESPMARYAGVNAYACDSEAAERLWATSEALLDKA
- a CDS encoding helix-turn-helix domain-containing protein, with the translated sequence MICYIITLQTQPQSGESCRAKERLFNVDKSVSEVAHELGFKYPQHFSRLFKKRVGMAPNVFRNRS